A genomic window from Salvelinus namaycush isolate Seneca chromosome 21, SaNama_1.0, whole genome shotgun sequence includes:
- the LOC120066145 gene encoding CCR4-NOT transcription complex subunit 2-like isoform X5, protein MFSATRKKFVEGVESDYPDEGMYYSQPLPFSHRSDKDLSALSARSHVPSTAPFELEMLSSPSPSSSGQLSQLGASLYGPQSALGFSIRGMGNNTQLNRSLTQGTQLPSHITPTTGVPTMSLHTPPSPSRGILPMNSRNMLNHSQVGQGIGMVSSRTNSMGSSGLGSPIRSSPSIICMPKQQPARQPFTINSMSGFGMNRNQAFGMNNSLSSNIFNGTDGSENVTGLDLSDFPALADRSRREGSGNPTPLLNPLAGRAPYEASSLHLMTSSVGMVTKPSNEPTQDFSIHNEDFPALPGPNYKDSTLSNDDSKTNLNSTGKSTSIADGPMFPGDKTPSAQNNNQKKGIQVLPDGRVTNIPRGMVTDQFGMIGLLTFIRAAETDPGMVHLALGSDLTTLGLNLNSPENLYPKFASPWASAPCRPQDIDFHVPSEYLTNIHIRDKLAAIKLARYGEDLLFYLYYMNGGDLLQLLAAVELFNRDWRYHKEERVWITRAPGMEPTLKTNTYERGTYYFFDCLNWRKVAKVKEFHLEYDKLEERPHVPSTFNYNPAQQAF, encoded by the exons ATGCTCTCGTCTCCCTCACCGTCGTCATCAGGTCAACTGTCCCAGCTTGGTGCCAGTTTATATGGCCCACAGA GTGCACTAGGCTTCTCGATAAGGGGCATGGGAAACAACACTCAGTTAAACCGCAGCTTAACGCAAGGCACCCAGCTACCGAGCCATATCACCCCCACCACGGGGGTGCCCACCATGTCCCTCCATACCCCGCCCTCGCCAAGCAG GGGGATCCTGCCGATGAACTCGAGGAACATGCTGAACCACTCCCAGGTGGGCCAGGGTATCGGGATGGTCAGCAGCAGGACCAACAGCATGGGCAGCTCAGGGCTGGGCAGCCCCATCCGCAGCTCCCCCAGCATCATCTGTATGCCCAAACAGCAGCCTGCACGGCAGCCCTTCACCATCAACAG CATGTCAGGATTCGGGATGAACCGAAACCAGGCGTTTGGGATGAACAACTCGTTATCAAGCAACATCTTCAATGGCACAG ACGGTAGTGAAAACGTGACGGGGCTAGACCTGTCCGACTTCCCTGCGTTAGCAGACAGGAGTCGGAGGGAAGGAAGTGGAAACCCAACGCCGCTACTCAACCCACTAGCTGGAAGGGCCCCCTATG AAGCCTCTTCTCTTCATCTCATGACCTCATCAGTTGGCATGGTGACGAAGCCATCGAACGAGCCGACGCAGGATTTCTCCATCCACAACGAGGACTTCCCTGCACTGCCTGGTCCCAACTACAAGGACTCCACGTTGAGCAATGACGACAGCAAGACA AACCTAAACTCTACAGGCAAGAGCACGTCCATTGCAGATGGGCCTATGTTCCCCGGAGACAAGACGCCCTCAGCACAGAACAACAACCAGAAGAAAGGGATCCAGGTGTTACCTGACG GACGGGTGACGAACATTCCCAGGGGAATGGTGACGGACCAGTTTGGAATGATCGGCTTGCTGACATTTATTCGAGCGGCGGAGACGGACCCAGGCATGGTGCACCTGGCGCTGGGGAGTGACCTCACAACACTGGGACTCAACCTCAACTCTCCAGA AAACCTGTACCCCAAGTTTGCTTCCCCCTGGGCATCAGCACCGTGTCGACCTCAAGACATTG ACTTCCACGTCCCGTCTGAGTACTTAACCAACATTCACATACGGGACAAG CTGGCAGCTATTAAACTGGCTCGTTATGGTGAAGACCTGTTGTTCTATCTGTACTACATGAACGGAGGAGACCTGCTACAGCTCCTGGCAGCAGTAGAGCT CTTCAATCGGGACTGGCGGTACCACAAGGAGGAGCGGGTGTGGATCACGCGGGCGCCGGGTATGGAGCCCACACTAAAGACCAACACCTACGAGAGGGGAACCTACTACTTCTTTGATTGTCTTAACTGGAGGAAGGTAGCCAAGGTAAAG GAGTTCCACCTGGAGTACGACAAGCTAGAAGAGAGGCCCCACGTCCCGTCTACCTTCAACTACAACCCAGCCCAGCAGGCCTTCTGA
- the LOC120066145 gene encoding CCR4-NOT transcription complex subunit 2-like isoform X3, with amino-acid sequence MFSATRKKFVEGVESDYPDEGMYYSQPLPFSHRSDKDLSALSARSHVPSTAPFELEMLSSPSPSSSGQLSQLGASLYGPQSALGFSIRGMGNNTQLNRSLTQGTQLPSHITPTTGVPTMSLHTPPSPSRGILPMNSRNMLNHSQVGQGIGMVSSRTNSMGSSGLGSPIRSSPSIICMPKQQPARQPFTINSMSGFGMNRNQAFGMNNSLSSNIFNGTDGSENVTGLDLSDFPALADRSRREGSGNPTPLLNPLAGRAPYEASSLHLMTSSVGMVTKPSNEPTQDFSIHNEDFPALPGPNYKDSTLSNDDSKTNLNSTGKSTSIADGPMFPGDKTPSAQNNNQKKGIQVLPDGEPSQPITPLRLDLGRVTNIPRGMVTDQFGMIGLLTFIRAAETDPGMVHLALGSDLTTLGLNLNSPENLYPKFASPWASAPCRPQDIDFHVPSEYLTNIHIRDKLAAIKLARYGEDLLFYLYYMNGGDLLQLLAAVELFNRDWRYHKEERVWITRAPGMEPTLKTNTYERGTYYFFDCLNWRKVAKEFHLEYDKLEERPHVPSTFNYNPAQQAF; translated from the exons ATGCTCTCGTCTCCCTCACCGTCGTCATCAGGTCAACTGTCCCAGCTTGGTGCCAGTTTATATGGCCCACAGA GTGCACTAGGCTTCTCGATAAGGGGCATGGGAAACAACACTCAGTTAAACCGCAGCTTAACGCAAGGCACCCAGCTACCGAGCCATATCACCCCCACCACGGGGGTGCCCACCATGTCCCTCCATACCCCGCCCTCGCCAAGCAG GGGGATCCTGCCGATGAACTCGAGGAACATGCTGAACCACTCCCAGGTGGGCCAGGGTATCGGGATGGTCAGCAGCAGGACCAACAGCATGGGCAGCTCAGGGCTGGGCAGCCCCATCCGCAGCTCCCCCAGCATCATCTGTATGCCCAAACAGCAGCCTGCACGGCAGCCCTTCACCATCAACAG CATGTCAGGATTCGGGATGAACCGAAACCAGGCGTTTGGGATGAACAACTCGTTATCAAGCAACATCTTCAATGGCACAG ACGGTAGTGAAAACGTGACGGGGCTAGACCTGTCCGACTTCCCTGCGTTAGCAGACAGGAGTCGGAGGGAAGGAAGTGGAAACCCAACGCCGCTACTCAACCCACTAGCTGGAAGGGCCCCCTATG AAGCCTCTTCTCTTCATCTCATGACCTCATCAGTTGGCATGGTGACGAAGCCATCGAACGAGCCGACGCAGGATTTCTCCATCCACAACGAGGACTTCCCTGCACTGCCTGGTCCCAACTACAAGGACTCCACGTTGAGCAATGACGACAGCAAGACA AACCTAAACTCTACAGGCAAGAGCACGTCCATTGCAGATGGGCCTATGTTCCCCGGAGACAAGACGCCCTCAGCACAGAACAACAACCAGAAGAAAGGGATCCAGGTGTTACCTGACGGTGAGCCTTCTCAACCAATCACACCTCTCCGTCTCGACCTGG GACGGGTGACGAACATTCCCAGGGGAATGGTGACGGACCAGTTTGGAATGATCGGCTTGCTGACATTTATTCGAGCGGCGGAGACGGACCCAGGCATGGTGCACCTGGCGCTGGGGAGTGACCTCACAACACTGGGACTCAACCTCAACTCTCCAGA AAACCTGTACCCCAAGTTTGCTTCCCCCTGGGCATCAGCACCGTGTCGACCTCAAGACATTG ACTTCCACGTCCCGTCTGAGTACTTAACCAACATTCACATACGGGACAAG CTGGCAGCTATTAAACTGGCTCGTTATGGTGAAGACCTGTTGTTCTATCTGTACTACATGAACGGAGGAGACCTGCTACAGCTCCTGGCAGCAGTAGAGCT CTTCAATCGGGACTGGCGGTACCACAAGGAGGAGCGGGTGTGGATCACGCGGGCGCCGGGTATGGAGCCCACACTAAAGACCAACACCTACGAGAGGGGAACCTACTACTTCTTTGATTGTCTTAACTGGAGGAAGGTAGCCAAG GAGTTCCACCTGGAGTACGACAAGCTAGAAGAGAGGCCCCACGTCCCGTCTACCTTCAACTACAACCCAGCCCAGCAGGCCTTCTGA
- the LOC120066145 gene encoding CCR4-NOT transcription complex subunit 2-like isoform X1: MFSATRKKFVEGVESDYPDEGMYYSQPLPFSHRSDKDLSALSARSHVPSTAPFELEMLSSPSPSSSGQLSQLGASLYGPQSALGFSIRGMGNNTQLNRSLTQGTQLPSHITPTTGVPTMSLHTPPSPSRGILPMNSRNMLNHSQVGQGIGMVSSRTNSMGSSGLGSPIRSSPSIICMPKQQPARQPFTINSMSGFGMNRNQAFGMNNSLSSNIFNGTDGSENVTGLDLSDFPALADRSRREGSGNPTPLLNPLAGRAPYEASSLHLMTSSVGMVTKPSNEPTQDFSIHNEDFPALPGPNYKDSTLSNDDSKTNLNSTGKSTSIADGPMFPGDKTPSAQNNNQKKGIQVLPDGEPSQPITPLRLDLGRVTNIPRGMVTDQFGMIGLLTFIRAAETDPGMVHLALGSDLTTLGLNLNSPENLYPKFASPWASAPCRPQDIDFHVPSEYLTNIHIRDKLAAIKLARYGEDLLFYLYYMNGGDLLQLLAAVELFNRDWRYHKEERVWITRAPGMEPTLKTNTYERGTYYFFDCLNWRKVAKVKEFHLEYDKLEERPHVPSTFNYNPAQQAF, encoded by the exons ATGCTCTCGTCTCCCTCACCGTCGTCATCAGGTCAACTGTCCCAGCTTGGTGCCAGTTTATATGGCCCACAGA GTGCACTAGGCTTCTCGATAAGGGGCATGGGAAACAACACTCAGTTAAACCGCAGCTTAACGCAAGGCACCCAGCTACCGAGCCATATCACCCCCACCACGGGGGTGCCCACCATGTCCCTCCATACCCCGCCCTCGCCAAGCAG GGGGATCCTGCCGATGAACTCGAGGAACATGCTGAACCACTCCCAGGTGGGCCAGGGTATCGGGATGGTCAGCAGCAGGACCAACAGCATGGGCAGCTCAGGGCTGGGCAGCCCCATCCGCAGCTCCCCCAGCATCATCTGTATGCCCAAACAGCAGCCTGCACGGCAGCCCTTCACCATCAACAG CATGTCAGGATTCGGGATGAACCGAAACCAGGCGTTTGGGATGAACAACTCGTTATCAAGCAACATCTTCAATGGCACAG ACGGTAGTGAAAACGTGACGGGGCTAGACCTGTCCGACTTCCCTGCGTTAGCAGACAGGAGTCGGAGGGAAGGAAGTGGAAACCCAACGCCGCTACTCAACCCACTAGCTGGAAGGGCCCCCTATG AAGCCTCTTCTCTTCATCTCATGACCTCATCAGTTGGCATGGTGACGAAGCCATCGAACGAGCCGACGCAGGATTTCTCCATCCACAACGAGGACTTCCCTGCACTGCCTGGTCCCAACTACAAGGACTCCACGTTGAGCAATGACGACAGCAAGACA AACCTAAACTCTACAGGCAAGAGCACGTCCATTGCAGATGGGCCTATGTTCCCCGGAGACAAGACGCCCTCAGCACAGAACAACAACCAGAAGAAAGGGATCCAGGTGTTACCTGACGGTGAGCCTTCTCAACCAATCACACCTCTCCGTCTCGACCTGG GACGGGTGACGAACATTCCCAGGGGAATGGTGACGGACCAGTTTGGAATGATCGGCTTGCTGACATTTATTCGAGCGGCGGAGACGGACCCAGGCATGGTGCACCTGGCGCTGGGGAGTGACCTCACAACACTGGGACTCAACCTCAACTCTCCAGA AAACCTGTACCCCAAGTTTGCTTCCCCCTGGGCATCAGCACCGTGTCGACCTCAAGACATTG ACTTCCACGTCCCGTCTGAGTACTTAACCAACATTCACATACGGGACAAG CTGGCAGCTATTAAACTGGCTCGTTATGGTGAAGACCTGTTGTTCTATCTGTACTACATGAACGGAGGAGACCTGCTACAGCTCCTGGCAGCAGTAGAGCT CTTCAATCGGGACTGGCGGTACCACAAGGAGGAGCGGGTGTGGATCACGCGGGCGCCGGGTATGGAGCCCACACTAAAGACCAACACCTACGAGAGGGGAACCTACTACTTCTTTGATTGTCTTAACTGGAGGAAGGTAGCCAAGGTAAAG GAGTTCCACCTGGAGTACGACAAGCTAGAAGAGAGGCCCCACGTCCCGTCTACCTTCAACTACAACCCAGCCCAGCAGGCCTTCTGA
- the LOC120066145 gene encoding CCR4-NOT transcription complex subunit 2-like isoform X4, giving the protein MFSATRKKFVEGVESDYPDEGMYYSQPLPFSHRSDKDLSALSARSHVPSTAPFELEMLSSPSPSSSGQLSQLGASLYGPQSALGFSIRGMGNNTQLNRSLTQGTQLPSHITPTTGVPTMSLHTPPSPSRGILPMNSRNMLNHSQVGQGIGMVSSRTNSMGSSGLGSPIRSSPSIICMPKQQPARQPFTINSMSGFGMNRNQAFGMNNSLSSNIFNGTDGSENVTGLDLSDFPALADRSRREGSGNPTPLLNPLAGRAPYVGMVTKPSNEPTQDFSIHNEDFPALPGPNYKDSTLSNDDSKTNLNSTGKSTSIADGPMFPGDKTPSAQNNNQKKGIQVLPDGEPSQPITPLRLDLGRVTNIPRGMVTDQFGMIGLLTFIRAAETDPGMVHLALGSDLTTLGLNLNSPENLYPKFASPWASAPCRPQDIDFHVPSEYLTNIHIRDKLAAIKLARYGEDLLFYLYYMNGGDLLQLLAAVELFNRDWRYHKEERVWITRAPGMEPTLKTNTYERGTYYFFDCLNWRKVAKVKEFHLEYDKLEERPHVPSTFNYNPAQQAF; this is encoded by the exons ATGCTCTCGTCTCCCTCACCGTCGTCATCAGGTCAACTGTCCCAGCTTGGTGCCAGTTTATATGGCCCACAGA GTGCACTAGGCTTCTCGATAAGGGGCATGGGAAACAACACTCAGTTAAACCGCAGCTTAACGCAAGGCACCCAGCTACCGAGCCATATCACCCCCACCACGGGGGTGCCCACCATGTCCCTCCATACCCCGCCCTCGCCAAGCAG GGGGATCCTGCCGATGAACTCGAGGAACATGCTGAACCACTCCCAGGTGGGCCAGGGTATCGGGATGGTCAGCAGCAGGACCAACAGCATGGGCAGCTCAGGGCTGGGCAGCCCCATCCGCAGCTCCCCCAGCATCATCTGTATGCCCAAACAGCAGCCTGCACGGCAGCCCTTCACCATCAACAG CATGTCAGGATTCGGGATGAACCGAAACCAGGCGTTTGGGATGAACAACTCGTTATCAAGCAACATCTTCAATGGCACAG ACGGTAGTGAAAACGTGACGGGGCTAGACCTGTCCGACTTCCCTGCGTTAGCAGACAGGAGTCGGAGGGAAGGAAGTGGAAACCCAACGCCGCTACTCAACCCACTAGCTGGAAGGGCCCCCTATG TTGGCATGGTGACGAAGCCATCGAACGAGCCGACGCAGGATTTCTCCATCCACAACGAGGACTTCCCTGCACTGCCTGGTCCCAACTACAAGGACTCCACGTTGAGCAATGACGACAGCAAGACA AACCTAAACTCTACAGGCAAGAGCACGTCCATTGCAGATGGGCCTATGTTCCCCGGAGACAAGACGCCCTCAGCACAGAACAACAACCAGAAGAAAGGGATCCAGGTGTTACCTGACGGTGAGCCTTCTCAACCAATCACACCTCTCCGTCTCGACCTGG GACGGGTGACGAACATTCCCAGGGGAATGGTGACGGACCAGTTTGGAATGATCGGCTTGCTGACATTTATTCGAGCGGCGGAGACGGACCCAGGCATGGTGCACCTGGCGCTGGGGAGTGACCTCACAACACTGGGACTCAACCTCAACTCTCCAGA AAACCTGTACCCCAAGTTTGCTTCCCCCTGGGCATCAGCACCGTGTCGACCTCAAGACATTG ACTTCCACGTCCCGTCTGAGTACTTAACCAACATTCACATACGGGACAAG CTGGCAGCTATTAAACTGGCTCGTTATGGTGAAGACCTGTTGTTCTATCTGTACTACATGAACGGAGGAGACCTGCTACAGCTCCTGGCAGCAGTAGAGCT CTTCAATCGGGACTGGCGGTACCACAAGGAGGAGCGGGTGTGGATCACGCGGGCGCCGGGTATGGAGCCCACACTAAAGACCAACACCTACGAGAGGGGAACCTACTACTTCTTTGATTGTCTTAACTGGAGGAAGGTAGCCAAGGTAAAG GAGTTCCACCTGGAGTACGACAAGCTAGAAGAGAGGCCCCACGTCCCGTCTACCTTCAACTACAACCCAGCCCAGCAGGCCTTCTGA
- the LOC120066145 gene encoding CCR4-NOT transcription complex subunit 2-like isoform X2, whose amino-acid sequence MFSATRKKFVEGVESDYPDEGMYYSQPLPFSHRSDKDLSALSARSHVPSTAPFELEMLSSPSPSSSGQLSQLGASLYGPQSALGFSIRGMGNNTQLNRSLTQGTQLPSHITPTTGVPTMSLHTPPSPSRGILPMNSRNMLNHSQVGQGIGMVSSRTNSMGSSGLGSPIRSSPSIICMPKQQPARQPFTINSMSGFGMNRNQAFGMNNSLSSNIFNGTDGSENVTGLDLSDFPALADRSRREGSGNPTPLLNPLAGRAPYASSLHLMTSSVGMVTKPSNEPTQDFSIHNEDFPALPGPNYKDSTLSNDDSKTNLNSTGKSTSIADGPMFPGDKTPSAQNNNQKKGIQVLPDGEPSQPITPLRLDLGRVTNIPRGMVTDQFGMIGLLTFIRAAETDPGMVHLALGSDLTTLGLNLNSPENLYPKFASPWASAPCRPQDIDFHVPSEYLTNIHIRDKLAAIKLARYGEDLLFYLYYMNGGDLLQLLAAVELFNRDWRYHKEERVWITRAPGMEPTLKTNTYERGTYYFFDCLNWRKVAKVKEFHLEYDKLEERPHVPSTFNYNPAQQAF is encoded by the exons ATGCTCTCGTCTCCCTCACCGTCGTCATCAGGTCAACTGTCCCAGCTTGGTGCCAGTTTATATGGCCCACAGA GTGCACTAGGCTTCTCGATAAGGGGCATGGGAAACAACACTCAGTTAAACCGCAGCTTAACGCAAGGCACCCAGCTACCGAGCCATATCACCCCCACCACGGGGGTGCCCACCATGTCCCTCCATACCCCGCCCTCGCCAAGCAG GGGGATCCTGCCGATGAACTCGAGGAACATGCTGAACCACTCCCAGGTGGGCCAGGGTATCGGGATGGTCAGCAGCAGGACCAACAGCATGGGCAGCTCAGGGCTGGGCAGCCCCATCCGCAGCTCCCCCAGCATCATCTGTATGCCCAAACAGCAGCCTGCACGGCAGCCCTTCACCATCAACAG CATGTCAGGATTCGGGATGAACCGAAACCAGGCGTTTGGGATGAACAACTCGTTATCAAGCAACATCTTCAATGGCACAG ACGGTAGTGAAAACGTGACGGGGCTAGACCTGTCCGACTTCCCTGCGTTAGCAGACAGGAGTCGGAGGGAAGGAAGTGGAAACCCAACGCCGCTACTCAACCCACTAGCTGGAAGGGCCCCCTATG CCTCTTCTCTTCATCTCATGACCTCATCAGTTGGCATGGTGACGAAGCCATCGAACGAGCCGACGCAGGATTTCTCCATCCACAACGAGGACTTCCCTGCACTGCCTGGTCCCAACTACAAGGACTCCACGTTGAGCAATGACGACAGCAAGACA AACCTAAACTCTACAGGCAAGAGCACGTCCATTGCAGATGGGCCTATGTTCCCCGGAGACAAGACGCCCTCAGCACAGAACAACAACCAGAAGAAAGGGATCCAGGTGTTACCTGACGGTGAGCCTTCTCAACCAATCACACCTCTCCGTCTCGACCTGG GACGGGTGACGAACATTCCCAGGGGAATGGTGACGGACCAGTTTGGAATGATCGGCTTGCTGACATTTATTCGAGCGGCGGAGACGGACCCAGGCATGGTGCACCTGGCGCTGGGGAGTGACCTCACAACACTGGGACTCAACCTCAACTCTCCAGA AAACCTGTACCCCAAGTTTGCTTCCCCCTGGGCATCAGCACCGTGTCGACCTCAAGACATTG ACTTCCACGTCCCGTCTGAGTACTTAACCAACATTCACATACGGGACAAG CTGGCAGCTATTAAACTGGCTCGTTATGGTGAAGACCTGTTGTTCTATCTGTACTACATGAACGGAGGAGACCTGCTACAGCTCCTGGCAGCAGTAGAGCT CTTCAATCGGGACTGGCGGTACCACAAGGAGGAGCGGGTGTGGATCACGCGGGCGCCGGGTATGGAGCCCACACTAAAGACCAACACCTACGAGAGGGGAACCTACTACTTCTTTGATTGTCTTAACTGGAGGAAGGTAGCCAAGGTAAAG GAGTTCCACCTGGAGTACGACAAGCTAGAAGAGAGGCCCCACGTCCCGTCTACCTTCAACTACAACCCAGCCCAGCAGGCCTTCTGA